A single Kryptolebias marmoratus isolate JLee-2015 linkage group LG7, ASM164957v2, whole genome shotgun sequence DNA region contains:
- the zgc:194930 gene encoding uncharacterized protein zgc:194930 isoform X1, producing the protein MQGPIQISQQQLNHTAGQMGCQCCRMVKSYIYDPSVAVDVRKTDSTGGSLYQPSHGAGGAPGRGAHGDSKQKHGVHNLGYSDSTLKLEFDNNRVNHRLHAAPALAKELHQQASAPPAEGGLYIIQPEAVGPRWVDVGPSQVPVYPNLEELGERERGAARSEWEHARGKSLSVDEIDEGVGGTPEYLCDTGDEGSVLSVDIHTSTTSLSSGGTRNELTLNKTPDISTEESSISVTKSDEDVEVKDNEVEVQSVTDSMVAEALAALEAATAGEESE; encoded by the exons ATGCAGGGGCCGATACAGATTTCCCAGCAGCAG CTGAACCACACAGCCGGCCAGATGGGGTGCCAGTGCTGCCGGATGGTTAAAAG CTACATCTACGACCCGTCTGTGGCGGTGGACGTCCGGAAGACCGACTCCACGGGCGGCTCCCTCTACCAGCCCAGCCACGGCGCGGGCGGGGCCCCCGGCCGAGGTGCCCACGGCGACAGCAAGCAGAAGCACGGCGTCCACAACCTGGGCTACAGCGACAGCACGCTCAAGCTGGAGTTTGACAACAACCGCGTGAACCACAGGCTGCACGCCGCGCCGGCCCTCGCCAAGGAGCTGCACCAGCAGGCGAGCGCGCCGCCCGCCGAGGGGGGGCTGTACATCATCCAGCCGGAGGCCGTGGGGCCGCGATGGGTCGACGTGGGTCCAAGTCAGGTCCCCGTTTACCCCAACCTGGAGGAACTCGGCGAGCGGGAGCGCGGGGCCGCGAGGAGCGAGTGGGAGCACGCCCGAGGCAAAAGCCTGTCGGTGGACGAAATAGacgagggggtgggggggacgcCGGAGTACCTGTGCGACACCGGGGACGAGGGCAGCGTCCTGTCTGTGGACATCCACACCAGCACCACCAGCTTGTCGTCGGGCGGCACGAGGAACGAGCTCACGCTGAATAAGACGCCGGACATCTCCACCGAGGAGAGCAGCATCTCCGTGACGAAGAGCGACGAGGACGTGGAGGTGAAGGACAACGAGGTGGAGGTGCAGAGCGTCACGGACTCGATGGTGGCGGAGGCGCTCGCCGCTTTGGAGGCCGCCACCGCCGGAGAGGAGTCGGAGTGA
- the zgc:194930 gene encoding uncharacterized protein zgc:194930 isoform X2, with the protein MGCQCCRMVKSYIYDPSVAVDVRKTDSTGGSLYQPSHGAGGAPGRGAHGDSKQKHGVHNLGYSDSTLKLEFDNNRVNHRLHAAPALAKELHQQASAPPAEGGLYIIQPEAVGPRWVDVGPSQVPVYPNLEELGERERGAARSEWEHARGKSLSVDEIDEGVGGTPEYLCDTGDEGSVLSVDIHTSTTSLSSGGTRNELTLNKTPDISTEESSISVTKSDEDVEVKDNEVEVQSVTDSMVAEALAALEAATAGEESE; encoded by the exons ATGGGGTGCCAGTGCTGCCGGATGGTTAAAAG CTACATCTACGACCCGTCTGTGGCGGTGGACGTCCGGAAGACCGACTCCACGGGCGGCTCCCTCTACCAGCCCAGCCACGGCGCGGGCGGGGCCCCCGGCCGAGGTGCCCACGGCGACAGCAAGCAGAAGCACGGCGTCCACAACCTGGGCTACAGCGACAGCACGCTCAAGCTGGAGTTTGACAACAACCGCGTGAACCACAGGCTGCACGCCGCGCCGGCCCTCGCCAAGGAGCTGCACCAGCAGGCGAGCGCGCCGCCCGCCGAGGGGGGGCTGTACATCATCCAGCCGGAGGCCGTGGGGCCGCGATGGGTCGACGTGGGTCCAAGTCAGGTCCCCGTTTACCCCAACCTGGAGGAACTCGGCGAGCGGGAGCGCGGGGCCGCGAGGAGCGAGTGGGAGCACGCCCGAGGCAAAAGCCTGTCGGTGGACGAAATAGacgagggggtgggggggacgcCGGAGTACCTGTGCGACACCGGGGACGAGGGCAGCGTCCTGTCTGTGGACATCCACACCAGCACCACCAGCTTGTCGTCGGGCGGCACGAGGAACGAGCTCACGCTGAATAAGACGCCGGACATCTCCACCGAGGAGAGCAGCATCTCCGTGACGAAGAGCGACGAGGACGTGGAGGTGAAGGACAACGAGGTGGAGGTGCAGAGCGTCACGGACTCGATGGTGGCGGAGGCGCTCGCCGCTTTGGAGGCCGCCACCGCCGGAGAGGAGTCGGAGTGA